The genomic region ACCTCCCTTTCCCTCAACTGAAGGAAAAGCAATTGGCATTGATTTAGGGCTGACCGATTTTGCGATTACCAGTGAGGGGTCGAAATATAATAATCCCAAGCATTTTGATAAACACGCGCGAAACCTAAAAAGAAAACAGCAAAAACACGCTCGAAAAAGGAAAGGTAGCAACAACCGCAATAAATCGCGGGTAAAAGTTGCTAAGATTCACGCCAAAATAAGTCGCTGTCGTGAAGATTTTCTCCACAAGCTATCCCGTAAGATAGTGAACGAAAACCAAGTGATTGTGGTCGAATCCCCCCTAACCCCCCTTAATAAGGGGGGAACTAAAGGGGGGATAGGCATGGTTCGCAATCGCAAACTCGCCAAAGCGATTAGTGATGTCGGTTGGGGAATGTTTTGTACGATGTTAAAGTACAAGGCTGAATCAGAAGGAAAAGTTTATCTAGAAGTCGATCGATTTTTTCCTTCTTCTAAAACCTGCCATGTATGTCTCAATCAAATCAAAAGCTTGTCTCTTGATGCGAGAAGCTGGACTTGCGAACATTGCCAAACCCGTCATGACAGGGATATCAATGCCGCCATCAATCTCAAAAATGAAGGCTTACGGATATTAGAGTTAGGAACTCGCTCTACTGCCCTTGGAGGGGATGTAAGACGAGGTGGTAGAACTTCAGTTCTATCTAGCGCAGTCCCCAGTGAAGAGGGAAGCCGCTATTGTAATCTTTGATTCAATAGCGGTAGTTCACGCCAATCCGAGATGCTGTGGGAACCAATTTCAGATTTAGAACCGGACTGGCAAAAACTGGCAAATACTGAGTTGCCTCCCTTAGTGACCGTTTGGAAGGAACAAGCGGAACGATTGAGGAATTCTGGGGAGTTTCAAACCTTTATGGAAAGACTCTGCCGGGAAATTGCGATCGAAACTGGGATTATCGAACGGCTCTATAATTTAGATCGAGGAATTACACGGTTACCGATCGAACAGGGAATTGATGAAGCTCTGATTCCGCATGGGGCTACGGATGGCTCGGTCAAACAAGTTATTTCTTTAATTAAAGACCAACAAACGGCGATTGAAGGACTATTTGTTTTGTCGGTAGAACCCGCAGTTTATCAACTTATTATATCAAACAATTGCATCAAGTTTTAACGCAAAATCAAGAGACGACAGAAGCCTTGATTCCGGCGACTGGAGAAACGATCGATGTTCCTCTGATTCGCGGAGACTGGAAACGACAAGTTAACAATCCGATGCGATCGGATGGATTAGTTCATGAATATTGTCCGCCGGAACAAGTGGCATCGGAAATGGACAATCTTATTAGTTGGCATCGGCAACATCAGGAAAACAAGATTCCGCCGGAGGTGGAAGCAGCTTGGTTGCACCATCGATTTACACAAATTCATCCGTTTCAAGATGGTAACGGGCGAGTGGCTCGTTGTTTGGCGAGTTTGGTTTTTCTACAGGCAGGTTGCTTTCCTTTGTCTTTAACTCGTGACGAACGAGTGGTTTATCTTGATGCTTTAGAACGAGCCGATCGCGGAGATTTATCGCCATTAATTCAGTTGTTTTCCAAACGACAAAAACAAGCTTTTATTAGAAGTCTGGGGCTGTCGGAGCAAATTTTAGCGGAAGGGAGGCGAACCCAGATTGCGATCGCGGCGATCGCTGAAAAACTCAAACAGAATCAGTCTGCAACTCGACAAGATCGCTGTAATAAAGTGGAAGGCTTTGCCAATCTATTGTACGAAATTGCTATAGAAAGATTGGATAAGCTGGCCGAAGACATCAAAGCTTCTATCGAAGAATTAGTGAATGGATTTGATGTCTTTACGGTTGTGCCTCCGAGGGATGGCTCGAAATCGTATTACCATCGCTTTCAAGTTGCCCAAACGGCAAAGCAGTTAGGATATTTTGCGAATATTCACGCCTATCATGACTGGATGCAACTGGCGATCGATCTCCAAACTTCTACGATTATTTTGCTATCCTTCCACGTTCTCGGTCACGAATATCGCGGTTTATTAGTTTGTTCTGCTTGTGCTTATCATAAAGATGTGACCGAAGAGGGAGACACGAGTCCGAGCGATATTCAAGCGTTGAGCGAGAGTCCGTTTCAGTTTTCTTATGCGGATGAAGAACATCATTTAATCGAGCGATTTCGAGGATGGCTGGAAGATGTGCTCGTCACGGGTTTAGAATACTGGAATAGTAGTTTGTAACGGTATTTCTAACGGTATTTCTAACGGTTGTTTTTGGAATGAGCAACGCAGGGAATGAGTGGATTGCCCTGTTCGCTGATTTAGGAATGCTATCTTTCTGCCAAAGCCCATCGACCCCAAAACCCGATCGCCCCACCGGATCTCGTGACTCGTGACGACGCCGAACCCTATAATTGAGGGGAAAATCGTTCTACGACCTTTCGGGATTTGGCTG from Oxynema aestuarii AP17 harbors:
- a CDS encoding Fic family protein, with the protein product MHQVLTQNQETTEALIPATGETIDVPLIRGDWKRQVNNPMRSDGLVHEYCPPEQVASEMDNLISWHRQHQENKIPPEVEAAWLHHRFTQIHPFQDGNGRVARCLASLVFLQAGCFPLSLTRDERVVYLDALERADRGDLSPLIQLFSKRQKQAFIRSLGLSEQILAEGRRTQIAIAAIAEKLKQNQSATRQDRCNKVEGFANLLYEIAIERLDKLAEDIKASIEELVNGFDVFTVVPPRDGSKSYYHRFQVAQTAKQLGYFANIHAYHDWMQLAIDLQTSTIILLSFHVLGHEYRGLLVCSACAYHKDVTEEGDTSPSDIQALSESPFQFSYADEEHHLIERFRGWLEDVLVTGLEYWNSSL
- a CDS encoding RNA-guided endonuclease InsQ/TnpB family protein, with the translated sequence MFKAYKYRIYPTHEQQATLAKSFGCCRWYWNYALNLCQETYQSTGKGLSRGYLQGLLPALKKEYPWLKEDVYSQCLQVVALNLSTAYRNFFENRAKLPRFKSKQGRQSISYPQNVKFEGNYIKLPKVGLVCCRQHRSFEGKIKTVTLSKNPDGKYYASVLVEGREEPPFPSTEGKAIGIDLGLTDFAITSEGSKYNNPKHFDKHARNLKRKQQKHARKRKGSNNRNKSRVKVAKIHAKISRCREDFLHKLSRKIVNENQVIVVESPLTPLNKGGTKGGIGMVRNRKLAKAISDVGWGMFCTMLKYKAESEGKVYLEVDRFFPSSKTCHVCLNQIKSLSLDARSWTCEHCQTRHDRDINAAINLKNEGLRILELGTRSTALGGDVRRGGRTSVLSSAVPSEEGSRYCNL